The window ATGCTCGTGGGTGCGTTCATCCTCCTATTTTACCTTTACAGAACACCGTCACTCGGCTTGTTTGCGTTACCGATTGCAATTATCATCATTGCCTACGCAAGTATGTTCCCGAGGGATATTGCACCACTCATTCCGGCGCTTCAAAGTTACTGGCTGACGGTGCATGTCATTACTGCGGCGCTAGGTGAGGCAATACTCGCAATCAGTGCGATTGCGGGACTCGTATATTTATTGAAAAATGTTGATTTGACTAAAAAATCTAAACAACGTTTCTGGTTAGAATCAATCATATTCACGTTGATTCTTGTATTCGGTTTTGTTCTATCATCCACAACATTTACTATTACAGGTTACGAAGCCAAATTTTCGTTTATTGATAAAAATGATAATCCTGCTCAAATCGTTTATAACTATCCGCCGCTATTTGGTATGAACGAATCCGAGTCGCTCACACCAGATACAATGAAACCGTTCGCAGAAATGCCAGCTATTGTGAATGCGAAAACACTGACGACTTTTGTGTGGTCTTTACTGGTAGGAATTGTACTCTACTTAATAATACGGATTATTTTACGCCGTCCAGTTGCGACTATGTTACAACCCTTTGCTAAAAAAGCAAATTCCAAACTGATGGATGAAATCGGTTACCGTGCCGTTCTGATTGGATTCCCAGTTTTCACACTGGGTGCTCTCATATTCGCTATGATTTGGGCACATGAAGCTTGGTCCAGGTTCTGGGGATGGGATCCGAAAGAAGTTTGGGCACTCATTACGTGGCTATTTTACGCAGCGTTCCTTCACTTACGTTTATCGCGCGGCTGGGAAGGGGAAAAATCAGCATGGCTAGCAGTTATCGGATTCGTTATTATTATGTTTAATCTGATTGCTGTTAACTTGATTATCGCAGGGCTGCATTCATACGCATGATACTATTCTGCTTTAGCGACTTCGTTAGCTAAACTAGATATCCACTAGTATCAATGTGGACTGAAGAATTTTATTTTGGGGAAATGAATGATTTTGCATCCAGCAAAATTGAGGATATTGAAAAAATGTGATTTAAGCAACTTGATATTATCATTTGTTGTTAATGGGTTATGGTTGGAAAATGCAATGGTCTAGATTTCAATAAAATTTATTTGTGTAGGATTGAATACCGGATAAAAAGGCTATGAAATACTATTGTAGATGAATTCACATAGAAGCAAGATGTGACAATTAGTCAAATGCCGTATTAGCTGGCAGGAGGGGGGAATACATTTATGTTTGATTTGTTAGCAATAAACCCAATTGCATTTTCATTTGGTCCACTAGCAATCCGGTGGTACGGCATTATAATTGCAGTTGGGATCGTTCTTGCATTCCTTGTCGTTCAAAAGGAAATGGTGAAGCGCGGGATGCATCCGGACCTTTTGACGGATTTGCTCATTTGGGCTGTTCCAATCTCGATTATCAGTGCACGAATCTATTATGTTATTTTCTCATGGGATTATTATAAAGATCACCCGGGACAGATTATTCAAATCTGGGAAGGCGGCATAGCAATCCATGGCGCGTTGATTGGTGCCTTCATAACAACGTATGTTTACACAAAACGCAGAGGTATCTCGTTTTGGAAAGTAGTTGACATTGCAGCGGCTGGACTTTTAATCGGCCAGATTATCGGTCGCTGGGGCAACTTCATGAATCAGGAAGCACACGGAGGTCCCGTCTCGGAAAAGTTTCTTGAAACGACGATTATTCCAGACTGGATCATGAATCAGATGACTATTGAAGGTGTAACCTATCATCCGACATTCCTTTATGAATCCATGTGGAATATTGTGGGGCTTATCATTATCATTCTGTTGCGCAAAGTGAATTTGAAGCGCGGCGAAATGTTTCTCTTTTACCTTGTCTGGTATTCTGCCGGACGCTTCTTCATCGAAGGAATGAGAACGGACAGCTTATATGTCATCGGTGAACTTCGGGCTGCTCAGCTTGTATCAGTCGTCACAATCGTTGCTGCAGTAGTAATTTTTATCGTAAGAAGATTTGTGCAAAAAGTTGATGTGAAATACTTGGATAAATAAAAAGTAGAGTGGAGAAGCGGCTGCTCCGTAATATGGGATAGGGGAAAATATATGAAGGATATGAAACTTCAGGTGGTCTTATCATGATTGTGATGAAAAATGTGTACAAGAAATACCCGAATGGCGTGGTTGCAGCGAATGGTCTTAACGTCGTAATCGACCCAGGAGAATTCGTTT of the Sporosarcina sp. FSL K6-1508 genome contains:
- the ccsB gene encoding c-type cytochrome biogenesis protein CcsB — protein: MELASLSANLLLISFVAYLVATLFFGGAVKGTKSEASYKSNRWGKIAIVITSIGFVSHVGFFITRWIVSGHAPVSNMFEFITAFAMMLVGAFILLFYLYRTPSLGLFALPIAIIIIAYASMFPRDIAPLIPALQSYWLTVHVITAALGEAILAISAIAGLVYLLKNVDLTKKSKQRFWLESIIFTLILVFGFVLSSTTFTITGYEAKFSFIDKNDNPAQIVYNYPPLFGMNESESLTPDTMKPFAEMPAIVNAKTLTTFVWSLLVGIVLYLIIRIILRRPVATMLQPFAKKANSKLMDEIGYRAVLIGFPVFTLGALIFAMIWAHEAWSRFWGWDPKEVWALITWLFYAAFLHLRLSRGWEGEKSAWLAVIGFVIIMFNLIAVNLIIAGLHSYA
- the lgt gene encoding prolipoprotein diacylglyceryl transferase; translation: MFDLLAINPIAFSFGPLAIRWYGIIIAVGIVLAFLVVQKEMVKRGMHPDLLTDLLIWAVPISIISARIYYVIFSWDYYKDHPGQIIQIWEGGIAIHGALIGAFITTYVYTKRRGISFWKVVDIAAAGLLIGQIIGRWGNFMNQEAHGGPVSEKFLETTIIPDWIMNQMTIEGVTYHPTFLYESMWNIVGLIIIILLRKVNLKRGEMFLFYLVWYSAGRFFIEGMRTDSLYVIGELRAAQLVSVVTIVAAVVIFIVRRFVQKVDVKYLDK